A genomic segment from Thermotoga neapolitana DSM 4359 encodes:
- a CDS encoding nucleotidyltransferase family protein, whose translation MLKRSSDSAKIFYPEYKREKVLGIIRNSLPQLLKKLPVRLVVLFGSYAKGNFTVFSDVDLLVVYEDPFREDAYKIVKRTIKLKGLEPHVYSLSEYKQMEKTISKMIEGGVVVYKAL comes from the coding sequence ATGCTGAAAAGATCATCCGATTCTGCGAAGATCTTCTATCCAGAATATAAAAGGGAAAAGGTCCTGGGAATCATCAGAAATTCCCTTCCACAACTCCTGAAGAAACTTCCTGTGAGACTTGTGGTACTTTTTGGCTCTTATGCGAAGGGAAATTTCACCGTCTTCAGCGATGTCGATCTTCTTGTCGTGTACGAAGACCCGTTCAGAGAAGACGCTTATAAAATCGTGAAAAGGACCATCAAATTGAAAGGACTGGAACCGCACGTCTACTCTCTGAGTGAATACAAACAGATGGAAAAGACCATCTCGAAGATGATCGAGGGTGGAGTGGTTGTTTATAAAGCGTTATAG
- a CDS encoding HEPN domain-containing protein, with product MFQKMGAQAWERSIADLLEELSRHFEIPEELMDHALELDKACIPTRYPDALPSGSPRNRYSRIEAERLVNYAEKIIRFCEDLLSRI from the coding sequence GTTCCAGAAAATGGGAGCACAGGCATGGGAACGTTCCATAGCAGATCTGCTCGAAGAACTTTCCAGACACTTTGAAATCCCTGAAGAACTCATGGACCATGCCCTTGAACTGGACAAAGCTTGTATCCCCACAAGGTATCCGGATGCCCTTCCTTCCGGCTCCCCCAGAAACAGGTATTCCAGAATTGAAGCCGAAAGGCTGGTGAACTATGCTGAAAAGATCATCCGATTCTGCGAAGATCTTCTATCCAGAATATAA